In Agrobacterium tumefaciens, a single genomic region encodes these proteins:
- the polA gene encoding DNA polymerase I has product MKKGDHLFLVDGSGFIFRAFHAIPPLNRKSDGLPVNAVSGFCNMLWKLLKDARNTDVGVTPTHFAVIFDYSSKTFRNELYDLYKANRSAPPEDLVPQFGLIREATRAFNLPCIETEGFEADDIIATYARQAEAIGADVTIISSDKDLMQLVTVNVHMYDAMKDKQIGVPDVIEKWGVGPEKMIDLQAMTGDSTDNVPGIPGIGPKTAAQLLEEYGDLDTLLARAGEIKQQKRRENIIANADLARISRQLVALRTDVPLEQTLEELVLEPQNGPKLIAFLKAMEFTTLTRRVAEATETDASAVDAATVPVQWGVDAHGPDLDAPAVAAAGDVSAEANNAPASAATSARKLVGEGSAPADLATARQALFAAAKIDTTAYTTIRDLATLDRWIAAARETGVVAFDTETTSLDPMQAELVGFSLAIADNGKDASGTDIRAAYIPLTHKTGSGGDLFSDGIKLAEGQVPFAEALARLKDLLEDEAVLKIAQNLKYDYLLMKRQGVVMQSFDDTMLISYVLEAGKATHGMDSLSERWLGHTPIAYKDVAGSGKSSITFDFVDIDKATAYAAEDADVTLRLWMALKPRLVSERLTKVYERLERPLVPVLAHMEERGITVDRQILSRLSGELAQKAASFEEEIYELAGERFNIGSPKQLGDILFGRMGLPGGSKTKTGQWSTSAQVLEDLAAEGAELPRKIVDWRQLTKLKSTYTDALPSYIHPETKRVHTSYALASTTTGRLSSSEPNLQNIPVRTAEGRKIRTAFISTPGHKLLSADYSQIELRVLAHVADIPQLRNAFENGIDIHAMTASEMFGVPVEGMPSEVRRRAKAINFGIIYGISAFGLANQLSIARSEAGDYIKKYFERFPGIRDYMEATKAFARENGYVETIFGRRVHYPEIRSSNPSVKAFNERAAINAPIQGSAADIIRRAMVRIEPALEAEKLSARMLLQVHDELIFEVEEAEIEKTLPVVVSVMEDAAMPAISMRVPLKVDARAADNWDEAH; this is encoded by the coding sequence ATGAAAAAAGGCGATCATCTTTTCCTCGTTGACGGGTCCGGTTTCATTTTCCGGGCCTTCCATGCCATCCCGCCGCTGAACCGCAAGTCGGACGGGCTGCCGGTCAACGCCGTCTCCGGCTTCTGCAACATGTTGTGGAAGCTCCTGAAGGATGCGCGCAATACCGATGTCGGCGTCACACCGACCCATTTTGCTGTCATTTTCGACTATTCATCGAAAACCTTCCGCAACGAGCTTTACGATCTCTACAAGGCCAATCGCTCGGCGCCGCCGGAAGATCTGGTGCCGCAATTCGGCCTGATCCGCGAGGCGACACGCGCCTTCAACCTTCCCTGCATCGAGACGGAAGGCTTCGAGGCAGATGACATCATCGCCACTTATGCGCGGCAGGCCGAGGCGATCGGCGCCGATGTCACCATCATCTCCTCCGACAAGGATCTGATGCAGCTCGTGACAGTCAATGTGCATATGTACGACGCCATGAAGGACAAGCAGATCGGTGTTCCAGACGTCATCGAAAAATGGGGCGTCGGCCCCGAAAAGATGATCGACCTGCAGGCGATGACCGGCGATTCCACCGACAACGTCCCGGGCATTCCCGGCATTGGGCCGAAGACGGCGGCGCAATTGCTGGAGGAATATGGCGATCTCGATACGCTTCTGGCGCGGGCAGGGGAAATTAAGCAGCAGAAACGCCGGGAAAACATCATCGCCAATGCTGATCTTGCCCGTATTTCCAGACAGCTGGTAGCGCTCAGAACCGATGTGCCGCTGGAACAGACCCTCGAAGAACTGGTGCTGGAACCGCAGAATGGCCCGAAGCTCATTGCCTTCCTGAAGGCGATGGAGTTCACGACGCTGACCCGCCGTGTTGCCGAAGCGACGGAAACGGACGCCTCGGCCGTCGATGCTGCCACCGTGCCGGTGCAATGGGGCGTCGATGCCCATGGCCCCGATCTCGATGCGCCGGCCGTAGCTGCGGCAGGTGACGTGTCCGCCGAGGCAAACAATGCGCCGGCTTCGGCCGCCACTTCCGCAAGAAAGCTGGTTGGCGAGGGCAGCGCGCCCGCCGATCTCGCCACCGCGCGACAGGCCCTTTTTGCCGCCGCCAAGATCGATACCACCGCTTATACGACGATCAGGGACCTCGCGACGCTGGATCGCTGGATTGCCGCCGCCCGGGAGACGGGTGTCGTCGCCTTCGATACCGAAACGACCTCACTCGACCCGATGCAGGCCGAACTCGTCGGTTTTTCGTTGGCCATTGCCGACAATGGCAAGGATGCCTCAGGCACGGATATCCGCGCTGCCTATATTCCTTTGACCCACAAGACCGGCTCCGGCGGTGATCTGTTCAGCGACGGCATCAAGCTCGCCGAAGGGCAGGTGCCGTTTGCCGAAGCGCTGGCGCGCCTGAAGGACTTGCTTGAAGATGAAGCCGTTCTGAAAATCGCGCAGAACCTTAAATATGATTACCTGCTGATGAAACGCCAGGGCGTCGTCATGCAGAGCTTCGATGACACGATGCTGATTTCCTATGTGCTTGAGGCCGGCAAGGCCACACATGGCATGGATTCCCTGTCCGAACGCTGGCTCGGCCACACGCCCATCGCCTATAAGGACGTGGCGGGATCGGGCAAGTCGAGCATCACCTTCGATTTTGTCGACATCGACAAGGCAACCGCCTATGCGGCTGAGGATGCTGACGTCACCCTGCGGCTGTGGATGGCGCTTAAGCCCCGGCTTGTCTCGGAAAGGCTGACCAAGGTTTATGAGCGGTTGGAACGCCCCCTCGTGCCGGTTCTGGCGCATATGGAAGAGCGCGGCATCACCGTGGACCGGCAAATCCTGTCGCGCCTTTCCGGCGAACTCGCACAGAAGGCCGCGAGCTTCGAAGAGGAAATCTACGAACTCGCGGGCGAGCGTTTCAACATCGGCTCGCCGAAGCAGCTCGGCGATATCCTGTTCGGCAGGATGGGTCTGCCGGGCGGCTCCAAGACCAAGACGGGCCAATGGTCGACATCGGCGCAGGTTCTGGAAGACCTCGCGGCGGAAGGTGCGGAATTGCCGCGCAAGATCGTCGACTGGCGGCAGCTGACCAAGCTGAAATCCACCTATACGGATGCGCTGCCCAGCTATATCCATCCCGAGACGAAACGGGTGCACACCTCCTACGCGCTCGCCTCCACCACCACGGGGCGTCTGTCCTCTTCGGAGCCGAACCTTCAGAACATCCCGGTCCGTACCGCCGAAGGCCGCAAGATTCGCACGGCCTTCATCTCCACGCCAGGACACAAGCTTCTGTCGGCCGACTACAGCCAGATCGAGCTGCGCGTGCTTGCCCATGTCGCCGATATTCCGCAGCTTAGAAACGCCTTCGAAAACGGCATCGACATTCATGCGATGACCGCATCGGAAATGTTCGGCGTGCCGGTGGAAGGTATGCCCTCGGAAGTGCGCCGCCGCGCCAAGGCCATCAACTTCGGCATCATCTACGGCATTTCCGCTTTTGGTCTCGCCAACCAGCTCAGCATCGCCCGCTCGGAGGCGGGGGACTATATCAAGAAATATTTCGAGCGCTTTCCCGGCATTCGCGACTACATGGAAGCGACCAAGGCGTTCGCCCGCGAGAACGGCTATGTCGAGACGATTTTCGGCCGCCGTGTCCATTATCCGGAAATCCGCTCCTCCAACCCGTCCGTGAAAGCCTTCAACGAACGTGCGGCCATCAATGCGCCGATCCAGGGCTCGGCCGCCGATATCATCCGCCGCGCCATGGTCCGCATCGAGCCGGCGCTGGAGGCCGAAAAGCTTTCCGCCCGCATGCTGTTGCAGGTGCATGACGAACTCATCTTCGAAGTCGAGGAAGCGGAAATCGAAAAGACCCTGCCGGTCGTCGTCTCCGTCATGGAGGATGCGGCCATGCCGGCCATCTCCATGAGGGTGCCGCTGAAGGTGGATGCCCGCGCGGCCGACAATTGGGATGAGGCGCATTGA
- a CDS encoding sensor histidine kinase, giving the protein MKYRWILLTFLGLGLGYGAVTRGGGIIAESYFGETSDQGRTTLRLAVSALGGLLSRYEPLPALIADHDDIEELVAHPKDEALRQRANVYLKSINTLLESSDIYIITLDGETIAASNYDGPTSFVGENFSYRPYFQDAAKGLKSRFFALGTTSHKRGYYFSAPILFNEEIKGVIVFKVDIEGIEASFGDGENRILVSDPEGIIFMTGTPQWLYSGLMPLTPERLARTEASRRYANAALKELPLKNGSFGSHQLMTISQEDGEREYMVLSQPMPDAGWTVSVLMDTGSLRTQVKTAMIAIILCLCLAAALIAAMLQRRRRLRERLTHQAEAQAELERRVEERTADLARVNQEIEHEIAERRQTEKQLRKMQNDLVQAGKLAALGQMSAALSHEFNQPLAAAKNYAENASLLVERGRLEEVTENLRRISGLIDRMASISKHLRNFARKPNEKTAAVGLETVLRDTLEIVGPRLKAADAMLDVDLGPVPLAVKAGPVRLQQVLVNIISNAADAVEGRDDRRISLQAVQHGQAVSIFIRDHGPGVPAAISERIFDPFFTTKGVGRGLGLGLSISYNIIKDFGGQLRVRNHEDGGAEFEIELPAATWRVEAAAE; this is encoded by the coding sequence GTGAAATATCGCTGGATTTTGTTGACGTTTCTCGGCCTCGGTCTCGGTTATGGCGCCGTGACGAGAGGTGGCGGCATCATCGCGGAAAGCTATTTCGGCGAAACGTCCGATCAGGGCCGCACGACGCTCCGGCTCGCCGTCTCGGCGCTCGGCGGGCTCCTGAGCCGCTACGAGCCACTTCCCGCGCTGATTGCCGATCATGACGACATAGAGGAACTGGTCGCGCATCCCAAGGATGAAGCCCTGCGCCAGCGGGCCAATGTCTACCTCAAATCCATCAACACCCTGCTGGAATCCTCCGATATCTATATCATCACGCTGGATGGGGAGACGATCGCGGCCAGCAATTACGATGGGCCGACGAGCTTCGTCGGCGAGAATTTCAGTTACCGGCCCTATTTCCAGGATGCCGCCAAGGGCCTCAAGTCTCGCTTTTTTGCGCTCGGCACCACCTCCCACAAGCGCGGTTATTATTTCTCCGCGCCGATTCTCTTCAATGAAGAGATCAAGGGCGTCATCGTGTTCAAGGTAGATATTGAAGGCATAGAGGCGTCCTTCGGGGATGGCGAAAACCGCATTCTGGTTTCGGACCCCGAAGGCATCATCTTCATGACCGGCACGCCGCAATGGCTTTATTCCGGCCTGATGCCGCTGACACCGGAGAGGCTGGCGCGCACCGAAGCCTCTCGCCGCTACGCCAATGCCGCCCTCAAGGAATTGCCGCTGAAAAACGGCAGTTTCGGTTCGCACCAGCTGATGACGATCAGTCAGGAGGACGGCGAGAGGGAATATATGGTCCTGTCGCAGCCGATGCCGGATGCGGGCTGGACCGTCAGCGTGCTGATGGATACGGGCTCGCTCCGCACGCAGGTCAAGACGGCGATGATTGCGATCATCCTGTGCCTGTGCCTCGCTGCGGCGCTGATTGCCGCCATGCTGCAAAGACGGCGGCGTCTGCGCGAACGCCTGACCCACCAGGCCGAAGCGCAGGCAGAGCTGGAGCGCCGGGTGGAGGAGCGCACGGCCGATCTGGCGCGGGTCAATCAGGAAATCGAACACGAAATCGCCGAACGTCGCCAGACCGAAAAGCAGTTGCGCAAGATGCAGAACGATCTGGTGCAGGCTGGCAAGCTGGCGGCACTTGGGCAGATGTCGGCGGCGCTGTCTCACGAATTCAACCAGCCGCTTGCCGCTGCCAAGAACTATGCCGAAAACGCCTCGCTTCTGGTGGAGCGCGGGCGTCTGGAAGAGGTGACGGAAAATCTCAGGCGTATTTCAGGCTTGATCGACCGTATGGCGTCGATCAGCAAACATCTCAGGAACTTTGCCCGCAAACCCAACGAGAAAACGGCAGCGGTGGGTCTGGAAACCGTCCTTCGCGATACGCTCGAAATCGTCGGTCCGCGGCTGAAGGCCGCCGATGCAATGCTGGATGTCGATCTTGGCCCGGTGCCGCTTGCGGTGAAAGCCGGTCCGGTGCGATTGCAGCAGGTGCTCGTCAATATCATCTCCAATGCCGCCGATGCCGTGGAAGGGCGTGACGATCGCCGGATCTCACTACAGGCGGTGCAGCACGGTCAGGCGGTATCGATTTTCATCCGCGACCACGGCCCCGGCGTGCCGGCGGCGATTTCGGAACGCATCTTCGATCCCTTCTTCACCACCAAAGGTGTGGGCCGCGGCCTCGGCCTTGGCCTGTCCATCTCCTATAACATCATCAAGGATTTCGGTGGCCAGCTGCGGGTGCGAAACCATGAAGACGGCGGGGCAGAATTCGAGATCGAATTACCAGCCGCCACCTGGCGCGTGGAGGCAGCTGCGGAATGA
- a CDS encoding MarR family winged helix-turn-helix transcriptional regulator: protein MGFSRDESAIYLAAKMAREFTMALQKRAAALGFSPGQFPILIELWHEEGLTQRQLLDRIDVEQATLANTLSRMERDGLIVRKSHPSDRRAQIIELTQRGRDLEANAIAASEATEDTLLADFRRFERQLLLEYMRRAIESAKKAK from the coding sequence ATGGGTTTTTCCCGGGACGAATCGGCAATCTATCTCGCCGCGAAGATGGCGCGGGAATTTACCATGGCGCTGCAGAAAAGAGCCGCGGCGCTCGGTTTTTCTCCCGGCCAATTTCCCATTCTCATCGAGCTCTGGCATGAAGAAGGCCTGACGCAGCGGCAATTGCTTGATAGAATCGATGTCGAACAGGCGACGCTTGCCAACACGCTTTCGCGCATGGAACGTGACGGTCTGATTGTCCGCAAATCTCATCCGAGTGACCGCCGCGCCCAGATCATCGAACTGACGCAGCGCGGCCGGGATCTGGAGGCGAATGCTATCGCCGCTTCCGAGGCGACCGAAGACACATTGCTTGCGGATTTCCGCCGCTTCGAACGACAGCTTCTGCTAGAATATATGCGCCGGGCGATCGAAAGCGCCAAAAAAGCAAAATAA
- the rpmF gene encoding 50S ribosomal protein L32 yields MAVPKRKTSPSKRGMRRSADGLKSATYVEDKNSGELRRPHHIDLKTGMYRGRQVLTPKESA; encoded by the coding sequence ATGGCTGTACCAAAAAGAAAAACAAGCCCGTCCAAGCGCGGCATGCGCCGCTCGGCCGACGGTCTCAAGTCTGCAACCTACGTTGAAGACAAGAACTCCGGCGAACTGCGCCGTCCGCACCATATCGATCTGAAGACCGGTATGTATCGCGGCCGTCAGGTTCTGACGCCGAAGGAAAGCGCATAA
- a CDS encoding sigma-54-dependent transcriptional regulator — protein MTMSRVLLIDDEEELRFSTAQALELSGFAVTMLASAEHALELIGYSFDGVVVSDIRMPGMDGMTLLQKVRELDPEIPVILMTGHGDVQLAVNAMRNGAYDFIEKPFTPQYLAGIIKRANDRRALVLENRRLKAVAGKHDDLETRLPGRTQIMVDLRYRIRAIGATDADTLIVGDTGAGKEVVARALHDISARANRPFVAINCAALPQTLIESELFGHEAGAFPGALRSRYGKFEHARGGTILLDEIGSMPFELQGRFLRVLQERVITRLGSNETVELDVRFIATSKVDLEQEVAAGRFRADLLYRLNVATLLVPSLSQRSADIPLLFLHLVREAAARYGREDMDVPQHLLSAVSLREWPGNVRELRNAADRFVLGLESDVSEVSLALHDDGTSTLAPRVAAYEKSLIAHAIAVHGGNLKSVYESLGISRKTLYEKMQKYGLHRHMTEV, from the coding sequence ATGACCATGTCGCGGGTTCTGTTGATCGATGACGAGGAGGAGCTGCGCTTTTCCACCGCGCAGGCGCTGGAGCTTTCCGGTTTTGCCGTCACCATGCTGGCAAGCGCCGAACACGCGCTGGAACTGATCGGCTACAGCTTCGACGGCGTCGTGGTCAGCGATATCCGCATGCCCGGCATGGATGGCATGACGCTGCTGCAAAAGGTGAGGGAGCTTGACCCGGAAATACCTGTCATCCTCATGACGGGACATGGCGATGTGCAGCTTGCCGTCAACGCCATGCGCAACGGTGCTTATGACTTCATCGAAAAGCCCTTCACCCCGCAATATCTCGCCGGCATCATCAAGAGAGCGAATGACCGGCGGGCGCTGGTGCTGGAAAACCGCCGGCTGAAGGCGGTGGCCGGCAAGCATGATGACCTCGAAACACGTCTGCCCGGCAGGACCCAGATCATGGTTGATCTGCGCTATCGCATCCGCGCCATCGGCGCGACGGACGCCGATACGCTGATCGTGGGTGACACCGGTGCCGGCAAAGAGGTGGTGGCGCGGGCGCTGCATGACATCAGCGCCAGAGCCAACCGACCCTTCGTCGCGATCAATTGTGCTGCCCTTCCGCAGACGCTGATCGAAAGCGAACTCTTCGGCCATGAGGCCGGTGCTTTTCCGGGCGCACTGCGCTCACGCTATGGCAAGTTCGAACATGCCCGGGGCGGCACCATCCTGCTGGATGAGATTGGCTCCATGCCCTTCGAACTGCAGGGGCGCTTCCTGCGCGTCTTGCAGGAGCGGGTGATTACCCGTCTGGGCTCCAATGAGACGGTCGAGCTCGATGTCCGCTTCATCGCCACCAGCAAGGTCGATCTGGAGCAGGAGGTTGCGGCCGGCCGGTTCCGCGCCGATCTTCTGTATCGCCTGAATGTGGCGACGCTTCTCGTGCCTTCGCTTTCGCAGCGCAGTGCGGACATACCGCTGCTCTTCCTGCATCTGGTCCGGGAAGCCGCCGCCCGTTACGGGCGGGAAGATATGGACGTGCCGCAGCATCTGCTTTCCGCCGTTTCGTTGCGGGAATGGCCGGGCAATGTGCGGGAATTGCGCAATGCCGCGGATCGTTTCGTGCTGGGTCTGGAAAGCGATGTGTCCGAGGTGTCGCTGGCACTTCATGATGACGGCACCTCGACGCTGGCGCCGCGGGTTGCCGCTTATGAAAAAAGCCTGATCGCGCACGCCATTGCCGTGCATGGCGGAAATCTGAAATCCGTCTATGAAAGTCTCGGCATTTCACGCAAAACGCTTTATGAGAAAATGCAGAAATACGGGCTGCATCGGCACATGACCGAGGTCTGA